A region from the Sander vitreus isolate 19-12246 chromosome 1, sanVit1, whole genome shotgun sequence genome encodes:
- the pcdh20 gene encoding protocadherin-20 produces the protein MFNSRHPSLSKRGGIWGLCILLLYTSPLSCFANFSKAKELIYKIKEGLPRGTFIGAIGVDLNLDFTVEPPFLFNLPQKKVSGQYVSLNNTTGELYTSAIEIDRETLCPDNSEGHGCVLSLDVFVLPQQYFQLVKVKIFIEDVNDNRPKFPVDEICISVPENTPINARYAVEQSAVDPDLGLHGVQTYWLVNDFGMFTLDVEENEGGELTPFLIVTDTLDRETQAEYITDIIAEDGGTPPLLGAATLKIVITDVNDNCPQFTESQINVTLHGNTTKGAHLARLHAFDHDLDANAQISYAYSERVPRDTRSLFHLDRITGVIKLAGKIDTGTATFYKLTILANGPGCIPAVATVSVRVIKVVTGPPALIPRYIAPEKDGVVTIKESEPAFSPIAFFTVKTIDLNHRVDCHLEGTGPFRLGPYQLFKNEYLLETTEPLDYEKIQEYELIVVAKNAQELVIKTFLKVQVLDENDNAPVFQQSLVEISVEENNPPNTFLTQLQATDQDSESRGEVIYLLGGDAPGIFVVDRVTGVLTVTTSLDREEKETYRFIVRAVDQGTPRRESIATVVVSVQDRNDNSPRFINKDFTFFVPENFPGYGEIGVLSVTDADAGENGWVALSILNGSDIFMIDTGRGALRAKTSLDREQQGTYQLWIEAVDGGEPALSCVTMVTVLLLDVNDNPPIVLFPQSNQSYMLVLPNTLPGTSITEVYAVDKDTGMNAVIAYSIVKRKGGEPGSFAIDPETGNITLKRELSNRGLYSLLVKVSDHGQPEPLYSTVMVNFFVNETVSNESYIQSLLTREAEIEVEERPWYKGQMTEGPERYELFPCQPVLIALSVTCLGLFFSVVTLTSYICCKRFKKQRKKRSEVEIPLKMKNDSMQVVNRKLRQISNI, from the exons ATGTTCAACAGCAGACACCCCAGCCTTAGCAAAAGAGGAGGAATATGG GGACTGTGCATCCTCTTGCTTTACACAAGCCCTCTTTCCTGTTTTGCAAATTTCAGCAAAGCAAAAGAGCTGATCTATAAGATAAAGGAGGGATTACCCAGGGGGACCTTCATAGGGGCCATTGGAGTAGACTTAAATTTGGATTTTACTGTGGAGCCCCCCTTTTTATTCAATCTTCCACAAAAGAAGGTCAGTGGACAGTATGTGAGCCTAAATAATACCACCGGGGAGCTTTACACATCTGCTATAGAGATTGACAGGGAGACCCTCTGTCCTGATAACTCGGAGGGCCATGGATGTGTTCTCTCActggatgtgtttgtgttgcctcaGCAGTACTTTCAGCTCGTGAAAGTTAAGATCTTTATTGAGGATGTGAATGACAACAGGCCAAAGTTCCCCGTGGATGAGATCTGTATATCTGTCCCGGAAAACACACCTATCAATGCTCGTTATGCGGTGGAGCAGTCAGCAGTTGACCCAGACCTGGGTCTTCACGGTGTACAGACCTACTGGCTTGTTAATGACTTTGGCATGTTCACACTGGATGTTGAGGAGAATGAAGGAGGTGAGCTGACACCCTTCCTCATTGTGACAGACACTTTGGACAGAGAGACCCAGGCTGAATACATTACAGATATCATTGCAGAGGATGGAGGGACACCTCCTCTACTCGGAGCGGCTACTTTAAAAATTGTCATCACAGATGTGAACGATAACTGCCCCCAATTCACAGAGTCACAAATTAATGTCACTCTGCATGGGAATACCACAAAAGGGGCACATTTGGCACGTCTGCATGCTTTTGACCATGACCTTGACGCTAATGCTCAGATCAGCTATGCTTACAGTGAACGTGTGCCAAGGGACACCAGGAGCTTGTTCCATTTGGACAGAATCACAGGGGTGATCAAGCTAGCAGGGAAAATAGACACTGGCACAGCCACGTTTTACAAACTCACCATTCTGGCCAATGGACCTGGTTGTATCCCTGCAGTTGCCACTGTTTCTGTCCGTGTCATCAAAGTTGTTACAGGACCCCCTGCTCTCATACCCCGATACATTGCACCAGAAAAGGATGGGGTGGTGACAATAAAGGAGTCAGAGCCAGCATTTTCTCCAATTGCTTTTTTTACTGTCAAAACCATTGATTTGAACCATAGGGTGGACTGTCATTTGGAAGGGACTGGCCCATTCCGGCTTGGCCCCTATCAGCTGTTCAAGAATGAATACCTGCTGGAGACTACAGAGCCCTTGGACTATGAAAAGATACAGGAGTATGAGCTAATTGTGGTTGCTAAGAATGCTCAAGAGCTTGTCATCAAGACCTTCCTCAAGGTGCAGGTATTGGATGAGAATGATAATGCACCAGTGTTTCAGCAGTCTTTGGTGGAAATATCTGTGGAGGAGAACAATCCGCCAAATACCTTTCTGACCCAGCTCCAAGCCACAGACCAGGACAGCGAAAGCAGAGGGGAAGTCATCTACCTCCTTGGAGGTGATGCCCCAGGGATCTTTGTTGTGGATCGTGTGACAGGTGTCCTGACTGTGACCACATCGCTGGACCGTGAGGAGAAAGAGACATACCGGTTCATAGTGAGAGCAGTGGACCAGGGGACACCCAGGAGGGAGTCGATTGCAACTGTGGTGGTGAGCGTGCAAGACCGCAATGACAACAGTCCGCGCTTCATTAATAAGGATTTCACGTTCTTTGTGCCAGAGAACTTCCCAGGGTACGGTGAAATTGGGGTCCTCTCTGTGACAGATGCTGATGCTGGGGAAAATGGTTGGGTGGCCCTTTCTATCCTCAACGGCAGCGACATCTTTATGATAGATACAGGCCGAGGGGCACTGAGGGCCAAGACATCACTGGACCGTGAGCAACAAGGGACATACCAGCTATGGATTGAGGCCGTTGATGGTGGAGAGCCTGCACTTTCCTGTGtgactatggtgaccgtgctgtTGTTGGATGTAAATGACAACCCGCCTATTGTCCTCTTCCCCCAATCCAATCAGTCCTACATGTTGGTACTACCCAATACACTACCAGGAACATCAATAACAGAGGTCTACGCTGTGGATAAGGATACAGGCATGAACGCTGTGATCGCCTACAGCATCGTTAAGAGGAAAGGTGGTGAACCAGGGTCATTTGCCATTGACccagaaacaggaaacatcacattAAAGAGGGAGCTGAGCAACCGGGGGCTCTATAGCCTTCTGGTGAAGGTCAGTGATCATGGTCAGCCTGAACCACTTTACTCAACAGTCATGGTTAACTTCTTTGTCAATGAAACAGTAAGCAACGAGAGTTACATCCAGAGTCTGCTGACCAGAGAGGCTGAAATTGAGGTAGAGGAGAGACCTTGGTACAAAGGCCAGATGACAGAGGGGCCTGAGAGGTATGAGTTGTTCCCCTGTCAGCCTGTCCTCATTGCTCTTTCAGTGACATGTCTGGGGCTGTTCTTCTCAGTTGTTACACTGACATCTTACATATGCTGCAAGAGATTTAAAAAGCAGCGTAAAAAAAGATCAGAAGTGGAGATACCATTAAAAATGAAGAATGACTCAATGCAGGTTGTGAACAGAAAGCTCAGGCAGATCTCAAACATCTGA